A genomic segment from Hymenobacter volaticus encodes:
- a CDS encoding acyl carrier protein, translating to MRATSWRDTIWQLAVRLLPPRSIEQLPPSAGQPNLGLDALDFVELIQQIEQHFNFRFSAEQLQDLRTAQLVLSSASPRRRRQLYAEFFAQLMQQGDWLDW from the coding sequence ATGCGAGCAACCAGTTGGCGGGACACCATCTGGCAACTGGCCGTGCGCTTATTGCCGCCGCGTTCAATCGAGCAGTTGCCACCATCGGCCGGGCAGCCCAATCTCGGCCTCGATGCGCTCGACTTCGTGGAGTTGATCCAGCAGATAGAGCAGCATTTCAACTTCCGGTTTTCCGCCGAGCAGCTGCAAGACCTGCGGACGGCGCAGCTCGTGCTAAGCAGCGCCTCGCCGCGTCGGCGGCGGCAGCTGTACGCGGAATTTTTCGCCCAGCTGATGCAGCAAGGGGACTGGCTTGATTGGTAG
- a CDS encoding PQQ-dependent sugar dehydrogenase yields the protein MKNSLLKTAAVGVLSLGLLASPTQAQNVNGNGQQVAGTRPPATMPASGQPWEQRAPYGKGQKPAVVGQTRTGAVLTKTPFTEKVVASGLKHPWALAFMPDGRMLVTEKVGMLRIVTQDGLVGDTLKGLPPRIAYRPEQSDAGLLDVAVDPQFTTNRMLYLTYVERKRNGGTGLVVASAKLATDEFHLENVKKIYQVRDSTSNGYAHYGSRLLFDKEGKLLVSISERMFEPTRLKTQQLSSQLGKIVRINTDGTPAARNPRFHPDSTRALPELWAVGFRNPQGLAWHPVTGDLWEDEHGTQGGDEVNLVRPGHNYGWPVIAYGVEYDWKPIEGGITQKKGLEQPVYYWDPTVAPAAAPSIPARPCRSGKTICSWPAWRASTWCAWSSRTTKWWAKSACCSTSTSASATCRWAGWQPLGGDRR from the coding sequence ATGAAGAATTCGTTGCTTAAGACCGCGGCGGTGGGCGTCTTGTCCCTAGGCCTGCTGGCCAGCCCAACCCAGGCGCAGAACGTCAATGGCAATGGGCAGCAGGTGGCTGGCACTCGCCCCCCGGCCACCATGCCCGCGTCCGGCCAGCCCTGGGAGCAGCGCGCACCCTACGGCAAGGGCCAGAAGCCGGCTGTGGTGGGCCAAACCCGCACGGGCGCGGTGCTCACCAAAACGCCCTTCACGGAGAAAGTAGTGGCGTCGGGACTCAAGCATCCGTGGGCCCTGGCGTTCATGCCCGATGGGCGGATGCTGGTGACTGAAAAGGTAGGCATGCTGCGCATTGTCACGCAGGATGGGCTGGTGGGCGATACGCTCAAGGGCCTGCCGCCTCGCATTGCCTACCGGCCCGAGCAAAGCGACGCGGGCCTGCTCGACGTGGCCGTGGACCCGCAGTTTACCACCAACCGGATGCTCTACCTGACCTACGTGGAGCGCAAGCGCAACGGCGGTACGGGTCTGGTAGTGGCCTCGGCCAAGCTGGCCACCGACGAGTTTCACCTCGAAAACGTGAAGAAAATCTACCAGGTGCGCGACAGCACCAGCAACGGCTACGCGCACTACGGCAGCCGCCTGCTCTTCGATAAGGAAGGCAAGCTGCTGGTGTCGATATCCGAGCGCATGTTTGAGCCTACGCGGCTGAAAACCCAGCAGTTGTCGTCGCAGCTCGGCAAAATCGTGCGCATCAATACCGACGGCACGCCGGCGGCCCGCAACCCCCGTTTTCACCCCGACAGCACCCGCGCCCTGCCCGAGCTGTGGGCCGTGGGCTTCCGCAACCCCCAGGGCCTGGCTTGGCACCCCGTCACCGGCGACTTGTGGGAAGACGAGCACGGCACCCAGGGCGGCGACGAGGTGAACCTCGTGCGGCCCGGCCACAACTACGGCTGGCCGGTTATCGCTTACGGTGTCGAATACGACTGGAAACCCATTGAGGGCGGCATCACCCAGAAGAAGGGCTTGGAGCAGCCGGTGTATTACTGGGACCCCACGGTGGCCCCAGCGGCTGCGCCTTCTATACCGGCTCGGCCGTGCCGGAGTGGAAAAACAATCTGTTCGTGGCCAGCCTGGCGGGCCAGCACTTGGTGCGCCTGGTCCTCAAGGACAACAAAGTGGTGGGCGAAGAGCGCTTGCTGCTCAACCAGCACCAGCGCATCCGCGACGTGCAGATGGGCCGGATGGCAACCTCTGGGTGGTGACCGACGCTGA
- a CDS encoding cyclophilin-like fold protein: protein MKRTYLLLLPLLLLFLGAAACRDDDAVPDTTSTTSGTGTGNPTTMSTQLRIRIGSETFTATLLDNSTTTAFKAQLPLTISMVELNGNEKYYDLPQGLPTNAANPGTIQAGDLLLYGSNTLVLFYKTFSTSYRYTRMGRVDNPAGLAAALGRGNVTVTFEVQP, encoded by the coding sequence ATGAAACGGACCTATCTGCTACTGCTGCCCTTGCTGCTGCTTTTCCTCGGTGCCGCAGCTTGTAGAGATGATGACGCGGTGCCGGATACCACTAGCACTACGTCCGGCACCGGCACGGGCAACCCCACCACTATGAGCACGCAACTTCGCATCCGAATTGGCTCCGAGACGTTTACCGCTACGCTGCTTGACAATTCGACCACTACCGCTTTCAAAGCCCAACTGCCCCTAACCATCTCGATGGTGGAACTGAACGGCAACGAGAAATACTACGACTTGCCGCAGGGCCTGCCCACTAACGCCGCTAATCCAGGCACGATTCAGGCGGGCGACTTGCTGCTTTACGGCTCCAATACGCTGGTGCTGTTCTACAAAACGTTTTCCACCTCTTACCGCTACACCCGCATGGGCCGGGTTGACAACCCAGCTGGGCTGGCCGCGGCCCTCGGACGGGGCAACGTGACCGTCACGTTTGAGGTGCAACCGTAG
- a CDS encoding XdhC family protein: MTELQRLFLAYDQHRASKRPCALATVVEVLGSAYRRPGARMLVTDDGELTGAISGGCLEGDARQRARRAIFQGEPALVTYDTRDEDDPRHGLGPGCQGVVRILLEPLDFQDSNNPLKSCAALPSTRCPPCWPPYLKRIPLAPRLPWASACCSPKLGRCGVRPHWRRRWPLPLTIR, translated from the coding sequence ATGACTGAGCTTCAACGTCTCTTCCTTGCCTACGACCAGCACCGGGCCAGCAAGCGGCCCTGCGCCCTGGCCACCGTGGTGGAGGTACTGGGCTCGGCCTACCGCCGGCCCGGGGCCCGCATGCTCGTCACCGACGACGGCGAGCTGACGGGGGCCATCAGCGGAGGCTGCTTGGAGGGTGATGCCCGCCAGCGGGCCCGGCGGGCCATCTTTCAGGGGGAACCGGCCCTGGTCACCTACGACACCCGCGACGAGGACGACCCACGCCACGGCCTCGGGCCCGGCTGCCAAGGCGTGGTGCGCATACTGCTGGAGCCGCTGGATTTTCAGGATTCCAACAACCCCTTGAAATCCTGCGCGGCTTTGCCCAGCACCCGGTGCCCGCCGTGCTGGCCACCATATTTGAAACGGATACCACTGGCCCCAAGGCTGCCGTGGGCCAGCGCCTGCTGCTCGCCGAAACTGGGGCGGTGCGGGGTGCGCCCGCACTGGCGTCGACGCTGGCCACTGCCGCTTACGATACGCTGA